One Pongo pygmaeus isolate AG05252 chromosome 10, NHGRI_mPonPyg2-v2.0_pri, whole genome shotgun sequence genomic window carries:
- the LOC129010456 gene encoding olfactory receptor 6C4 has protein sequence MKNRTIFGEFILLGLTNQPELQVMIFIFLFLTYMLSVLGNLTIIILTLLDPHLQTPMYFFLRNFSFLEISFTSIFIPRFLTSMTTGNKVISFAGCLTQYFFAIFLGATEFYLLASMSYDRYVAICKPLQYLTIMSSRVCMQLVFCSWLGGFLAILPPIILMSQVDFCVSNILNHYYCDYGPLMELACSDTSLLELMVILLAFVTLMVTLVLVTLSYTYIIRTILRIPSAQQRTKAFSTCSSHMIVISLSYGSCMFMYINPSAKEGGAFNKGIAVLITSVTPLLNPFIYTLRNQQVKQAFKDSVKKIVKL, from the coding sequence ATGAAAAACAGAACCATCTTTGGTGAGTTTATTCTACTGGGCCTTACAAATCAACCTGAACTCCAAGTGATGATATTCATCTTTCTGTTCCTCACCTACATGCTAAGTGTCCTAGGAAATCTGACTATTATTATCCTCACCTTACTAGACCCCCACCTCCAGACCCCCATGTATTTCTTCCTCCGGAATTTCTCCTTCTTAGAAATTTCCTTCACATCCATTTTTATTCCCAGATTTCTGACCAGCATGACAACAGGAAATAAAGTTATCAGCTTTGCTGGCTGCTTGACTCAGTATTTTTTTGCTATATTTCTTGGAGCTACCGAGTTTTACCTCCTGGCGTCCATGTCTTATGATCGTTACGTGGCCATCTGCAAACCCTTGCAATACCTGACTATTATGAGCAGCAGAGTCTGCATGCAACTAGTGTTCTGCTCCTGGTTGGGGGGATTCCTAGCAATCTTACCACCAATCATCCTGATGAGCCAGGTAGATTTCTGTGTCTCCAACATTCTGAATCACTATTACTGTGACTATGGGCCTCTCATGGAGCTTGCCTGCTCAGACACAAGCCTCTTAGAACTGATGGTCATCCTCTTGGCTTTTGTGACTCTCATGGTTACTCTGGTGCTGGTGACACTTTCTTACACATACATTATCAGGACTATTCTGAGGATCCCTTCTGCCCAGCAAAGGACAAAGGCCTTTTCCACTTGTTCCTCCCACATGATTGTCATCTCCCTCTCTTATGGCAGCTGCATGTTTATGTACATTAATCCTTCTGCAAAAGAAGGAGGTGCTTTCAACAAAGGAATAGCTGTACTCATTACTTCGGTTACTCCCTTGCTGAATCCCTTCATATATACTTTAAGAAATCAGCAAGTGAAACAAGCTTTCAAGGACTCAGTCAAAAAGATtgtgaaactttaa